In a genomic window of Gossypium arboreum isolate Shixiya-1 chromosome 7, ASM2569848v2, whole genome shotgun sequence:
- the LOC108468977 gene encoding PGR5-like protein 1A, chloroplastic isoform X2, producing the protein MSHSVRPHVVGGSAVVKPPLSRTKPPPFSVRVSGFSASNSQGFTTSAKEEGPSCIFVGPIETASQETLEALYRQARDAYYSGEPLIVDDMFDRVELKLRWYGSKSVVKYPRCSIRRHSTYADAEEDLSQGLALASIWILIFAFGCTLCLVPIIYTISLAYQDPFSSGASYDSQAANLEFLATVNGILFMGIGSVTGYPLASAAVRVLLRLWRNDLVALKGACPNCGEEVFAFVKSEKFNGSPHRADCHVCDCTLEFRAKTEQSVSRLGRKWVYGRIYLVSRKVTLMPN; encoded by the exons ATGTCCCACTCCGTTAGACCTCACGTCGTCGGAGGTTCCGCCGTCGTTAAGCCACCCTTATCCCGGACCAAACCACCACCCTTCTCGGTTCGAGTCTCGGGTTTCTCCGCCAGCAATAGCCAGGGCTTCACCACCTCCGCCAAGGAGGAAGGGCCTTCTTGCATATTCGTTGGCCCTATCGAGACTGCCAGTCAAGAAACCTTAGAAGCTCTCTATCGCCAA GCTCGGGATGCTTATTACAGTGGGGAGCCTTTGATAGTTGATGACATGTTTGATAGAGTAGAG TTAAAACTACGTTGGTATGGTTCGAAATCCGTTGTTAAGTACCCTCGTTGCAGTATAAGAAGACATTCTACTTATGCAGATGCAGAG GAAGATTTGTCTCAAGGTTTGGCGTTAGCAAGCATATGGatccttatttttgcatttgGCTGTACGTTGTGTCTTGTGCCTATCATTTACACCATTAGTCTAGCGTATCAAGATCCATTCAGTTCTGGTGCGTCATACGACAGCCAAGCGGCCAACTTGGAGTTTCTTGCCACGGTTAATGGCATTCTCTTTATGGGCATTGGATCAGTGACTGGCTATCCACTTGCATCAGCTGCTG TTCGGGTGCTTCTAAGACTGTGGAGAAATGACTTGGTAGCTCTAAAGGGTGCATGCCCTAATTGTGGGGAGGAG GTATTTGCATTTGTGAAATCAGAAAAATTCAATGGTTCGCCCCACAGAGCAGATTGTCATGTCTGTGATTGCACTCTAGAGTTTCGTGCCAAGACTGAG CAATCTGTATCTAGACTTGGGAGAAAGTGGGTATATGGTCGTATATATCTCGTCTCACGAAAAG TTACCTTAATGCCAAACTAA
- the LOC108468425 gene encoding LOW QUALITY PROTEIN: probable xyloglucan galactosyltransferase GT11 (The sequence of the model RefSeq protein was modified relative to this genomic sequence to represent the inferred CDS: inserted 2 bases in 1 codon; substituted 2 bases at 2 genomic stop codons), whose amino-acid sequence MCESALNLGLGPPLPSNEKLYSKTGWSSTNQFLLEVIFHNRMKQYQCLTNDPMVASAIYVPYYAGLDVGRYLWDPIGYRRDHDAMELVKWLAGRPEWKKMWGRDHFLVAGRINWDFRRDLKNVSDWGNGLLSYPESKNMTMLIIESSPWNNNDFAIPYPTYFHPSRDDDVFQWQNRMRELKRRFLFSFAGAXRPSWDECIRNEIIDQXLVSRKRCRFLECDQTQSCYKPESLMKLLQSSIFCLQPPGDSYTRRPIFDSILAGCVPVFFHPGSAYVQYLWHFPKDYTKYSALIPASXREVNIEQLLQRIPRDKRAAKRDEVIKLIPNVIYADPASRLQTIEDAFNLTVKGVLDRVETMRNQMKDGKEVNSEFPEQESWKYFTFGKLGGHEWDPFFSSKLGKRGT is encoded by the exons ATGTGTGAGTCTGCATTAAACCTTGGCCTAGGCCCCCCTCTTCCGAGCAACGAAAAGCTTTATTCAAAAACTGGCTGGTCTTCGACGAACCAGTTCTTATTAGAAGTCATTTTCCACAACAGGATGAAGCAGTACCAGTGTTTAACTAATGACCCAATGGTGGCTTCAGCAATCTATGTTCCATATTATGCAGGCCTTGATGTTGGTCGTTACCTCTGGGATCCTATTGGTTATAGGAGAGACCATGATGCAATGGAGCTTGTCAAGTGGCTTGCGGGTAGACCTGAATGGAAAAAAATGTGGGGTCGAGACCATTTCTTGGTTGCTGGAAGAATCAATTGGGATTTCAGGAGGGACCTCAAGAATGTGTCTGATTGGGGCAATGGGCTTTTGAGTTACCCCGAATCAAAGAACATGACAATGCTGATAATCGAGTCGAGTCCTTGGAACAACAACGACTTCGCGATACCGTATCCCACTTATTTCCACCCTTCAAGAGATGATGATGTGTTCCAATGGCAGAACAGAATGAGAGAACTGAAGAGACGTTTCTTGTTCTCTTTTGCAGGTGCATGAAGGCCTAGTTGGGACGAGTGTATACGCAATGAAATTATCGACCAGTGACTAGTGTCAAGGAAGAGATGCAGGTTCCTAGAATGTGATCAAACCCAGAGTTGCTACAAGCCAGAAAGTTTGATGAAGTTGTTACAAAGCTCCATCTTTTGCCTACAACCTCCTGGGGATTCCTACACTAGGAGGCCAATATTTGATTCAATATTGGCAGGCTGCGTTCCAGTTTTCTTCCATCCAGGTTCTGCATATGTTCAATATTTATGGCATTTCCCCAAGGATTACACCAAATATTCTGCGCTGATACCAGCCAG GCGCGAGGTCAACATTGAACAACTGTTGCAAAGAATCCCAAGAGATAAAAGAGCAGCAAAGAGAGATGAGGTCATAAAGCTGATTCCAAATGTGATCTATGCAGATCCTGCTTCGAGATTGCAAACCATCGAAGATGCGTTCAATCTGACAGTTAAAGGAGTTCTTGACAGAGTTGAAACAATGAGGAACCAAATGAAAGATGGGAAAGAAGTGAATTCCGAATTTCCTGAGCAAGAGTCATGGAAGTATTTCACATTTGGGAAACTTGGAGGCCACGAATGGGATCCTTTCTTCTCAAGCAAACTTGGGAAGCGGGGCACATGA
- the LOC108468977 gene encoding PGR5-like protein 1A, chloroplastic isoform X1, translated as MSHSVRPHVVGGSAVVKPPLSRTKPPPFSVRVSGFSASNSQGFTTSAKEEGPSCIFVGPIETASQETLEALYRQARDAYYSGEPLIVDDMFDRVELKLRWYGSKSVVKYPRCSIRRHSTYADAEEDLSQGLALASIWILIFAFGCTLCLVPIIYTISLAYQDPFSSGASYDSQAANLEFLATVNGILFMGIGSVTGYPLASAAVRVLLRLWRNDLVALKGACPNCGEEVFAFVKSEKFNGSPHRADCHVCDCTLEFRAKTEQSVSRLGRKWVYGRIYLVSRKGNDFKIDKREYQRLQLQKMEEIRIKTSR; from the exons ATGTCCCACTCCGTTAGACCTCACGTCGTCGGAGGTTCCGCCGTCGTTAAGCCACCCTTATCCCGGACCAAACCACCACCCTTCTCGGTTCGAGTCTCGGGTTTCTCCGCCAGCAATAGCCAGGGCTTCACCACCTCCGCCAAGGAGGAAGGGCCTTCTTGCATATTCGTTGGCCCTATCGAGACTGCCAGTCAAGAAACCTTAGAAGCTCTCTATCGCCAA GCTCGGGATGCTTATTACAGTGGGGAGCCTTTGATAGTTGATGACATGTTTGATAGAGTAGAG TTAAAACTACGTTGGTATGGTTCGAAATCCGTTGTTAAGTACCCTCGTTGCAGTATAAGAAGACATTCTACTTATGCAGATGCAGAG GAAGATTTGTCTCAAGGTTTGGCGTTAGCAAGCATATGGatccttatttttgcatttgGCTGTACGTTGTGTCTTGTGCCTATCATTTACACCATTAGTCTAGCGTATCAAGATCCATTCAGTTCTGGTGCGTCATACGACAGCCAAGCGGCCAACTTGGAGTTTCTTGCCACGGTTAATGGCATTCTCTTTATGGGCATTGGATCAGTGACTGGCTATCCACTTGCATCAGCTGCTG TTCGGGTGCTTCTAAGACTGTGGAGAAATGACTTGGTAGCTCTAAAGGGTGCATGCCCTAATTGTGGGGAGGAG GTATTTGCATTTGTGAAATCAGAAAAATTCAATGGTTCGCCCCACAGAGCAGATTGTCATGTCTGTGATTGCACTCTAGAGTTTCGTGCCAAGACTGAG CAATCTGTATCTAGACTTGGGAGAAAGTGGGTATATGGTCGTATATATCTCGTCTCACGAAAAG GCAATGATTTTAAAATTGACAAAAGAGAATATCAAAGATTGCAACTTCAAAAAATGGAAGAAATACGAATTAAAACTTCGAGATGA